GGCAGCTTCGGCGCCGCCTTTAGCATCGGTACCGTTTTCTCCTACATCGGCGCAGCCATCGGTAGCTACCTCCTGGGTTATATTCTCTCCATCGCCCTCTTCATCGCCCTGGGCATCGTTGCGATGATTCCCCTCCTGGGGTGGATTATCGGCAACCTGGCCTGCTTCTATCTGTTTTGCGTCCTGGCCTTCCTTTTCGGGGACGTCTACCGTCAGGCGGCAGCCGCCCGGGGAGCCGGCGCCGGCGTTGGAGCCTAGGGGGGCCCGACTAAATTATAGATTTTGCGGATATGAAAACCGGGAATCATAAAGACCACAGCCAACCGGAGGCCGTGGTCTTCTTGTAGGAGGGCCTGGCGTGTCGTTAGCCATCTGGGTCTACCGCCTTTTTGACGTCGCCGACGAGATCGACCTTGAAGCCGCCGAGCGGCTTCTCGCCGTGGGGAGCCACGTGTCCCGTCTTCGCCTTACCAGAGTCTCCCCCAAGGCCATCGTCTTTAAGAATCCCCCCGTGATGGTCGAGATGGGCTGCCGGGAGATCTCCCTCGCCGGCCTCACCCTGGGCGCGGAGGTGCGTGCCCGGGTCTATGACCTTGGAGTGGTAGCGGTCATCCTGCGGTTGGCCGTCCCGCCCCAGACATCCTTCGCGGAGTTGACGGACCTTGCCCTCGCGGTGGACGGGCTCCGGGAGGAAACCTTCAAGACATCCCTTGACGCGGCGCTGGCCGCCTTGCGCCCCGCCATGGTCGGGCCGCATCCGCCGGAGTTCAGCGAGGACCTGGTGGTCTACTATTTCCGGGAATGGGAAGAAGAGTGGGATCCCGTACCTCTGCTCCT
This is a stretch of genomic DNA from Thermoanaerobacterales bacterium. It encodes these proteins:
- a CDS encoding DUF4013 domain-containing protein; translation: VIYMLLPLVIFFAGGGLGGNDGWGAGFILALLIGLVISFFLPMAVAHYAATGSFGAAFSIGTVFSYIGAAIGSYLLGYILSIALFIALGIVAMIPLLGWIIGNLACFYLFCVLAFLFGDVYRQAAAARGAGAGVGA